One region of Juglans regia cultivar Chandler chromosome 4, Walnut 2.0, whole genome shotgun sequence genomic DNA includes:
- the LOC108992576 gene encoding protein DETOXIFICATION 24-like: protein MDERLLGSEPKDNSNLAWRIWVETRRIWKIAFPSMLARVTQFGMFVVTQAFIGHLGEVELAAYALIQIITVRFANGILVGMSSATETLCGQAFGARQYHMMGIYLQRSWIINITAATILIPIFIFSTPIFKLLGENEDVAEVAGYISLWFIPVLCYFPFTFSIQKYLQTQLKNTVVGWLSALTFALHVLLSWIFVSKLHFGIPGAMGAMIISYALVLIGLFVYVFGGWCSNTWRGFTSAAFRDLLPVVKLSISSGVMLCLELWYNAVLVLLAGYMKNSTVAISAFSICLNIIAWEFMVFLGFLTAASVRVSNELGRGDAKAARFSIKVITSTSICLGVFTWILCLVFGHKIAYMFTSDEDIAESVSDLSILLSISVLVNSIQPVLSGIAVGAGQQSVVAYVNIGCYFLIGVPAGVFLGYLVHLGIKGIWIGMIIGVVAQSLVLGYITFKTDWNEQVKKASERLNRWLLNPSDESRGGSA, encoded by the exons ATGGATGAGAGACTACTTGGATCGGAACCTAAAGATAATAGCAATCTGGCATGGAGAATTTGGGTGGAAACGAGAAGAATATGGAAGATAGCATTTCCTTCCATGCTAGCTAGGGTAACTCAATTTGGAATGTTTGTGGTGACACAGGCATTTATCGGACATCTTGGTGAAGTTGAGCTTGCAGCTTATGCACTCATACAAATCATTACTGTGAGATTTGCAAATGGGATATTG GTGGGAATGTCAAGTGCAACTGAGACTCTGTGTGGGCAAGCGTTTGGAGCAAGGCAATACCACATGATGGGAATCTATTTGCAAAGGTCATGGATCATTAATATTACTGCTGCAACAATATTGATCCCTATTTTCATCTTCTCAACACCAATTTTCAAGCTACTTGGAGAGAATGAAGATGTAGCAGAAGTTGCTGGATACATTTCTTTGTGGTTCATTCCAGTTCTCTGCTATTTTCCCTTCACCTTTAGTATCCAAAAGTATTTGCAGACACAGCTCAAAAACACAGTTGTCGGGTGGCTATCTGCTCTCACATTTGCTCTTCATGTTCTCTTGTCATGGATTTTTGTGAGCAAACTACACTTTGGAATTCCTGGTGCAATGGGTGCCATGATTATATCTTATGCCTTAGTGTTGATTGGATTGTTCGTGTATGTCTTTGGAGGTTGGTGTTCCAACACATGGAGAGGTTTCACATCAGCTGCCTTCCGTGATTTATTACCTGTAGTGAAGCTCTCAATATCCTCAGGCGTGATGCTTTG CTTAGAGCTGTGGTACAATGCTGTTTTAGTCTTACTCGCTGGATACATGAAGAACTCTACGGTTGCAATATCTGCCTTTTCAATCTG CCTCAATATCATTGCTTGGGAATTTATGGTCTTCCTTGGCTTCCTAACTGCTGCtag CGTTCGGGTTTCAAATGAATTAGGGAGAGGAGATGCTAAAGCTGCAAGATTTTCCATTAAAGTCATCACTAGTACTTCTATATGTCTTGGAGTATTCACATGGATTCTATGTTTAGTCTTCGGTCATAAAATCGCTTATATGTTCACAAGTGACGAAGACATTGCAGAATCTGTTTCAGATTTATCTATCCTGCTCAGTATCTCTGTCTTAGTCAACAGTATACAGCCAGTGCTCTCAG GCATAGCTGTTGGTGCTGGTCAGCAAAGTGTAGTTGCATATGTTAACATAGGTTGTTACTTTCTCATCGGGGTGCCAGCAGGAGTCTTTCTTGGATATTTGGTCCATCTAGGAATAAAA gGAATATGGATCGGAATGATCATTGGCGTTGTAGCACAGTCACTCGTGCTCGGCTACATTACTTTCAAGACAGATTGGAATGAACAG GTTAAGAAAGCATCTGAACGACTGAATAGGTGGCTCTTGAATCCTTCCGACGAATCCAGGGGAGGTTCTGCCTAG